A stretch of the Zeugodacus cucurbitae isolate PBARC_wt_2022May chromosome 6, idZeuCucr1.2, whole genome shotgun sequence genome encodes the following:
- the LOC105212619 gene encoding putative sodium-coupled neutral amino acid transporter 10 isoform X1: MLAYSGHIMTLANSIIGVGILAMPFCFQKCGIVLSVLLLIISNWITRISCHYLIKSSLLTRRKSFEFLGFHAFGSSGKLLAELCIIGYLFGTSITYFVVMGDLGPQIVTKMFTLNTDDFPHLRTWVMIAVTAFCILPLAMLKNVDSLSTVCAASIGFYVCLVVKIVLESEAHIVTHDWVEKVEYWRPAGILQCLPIFSMALSCQMQLFEVFESINNQSVEKLNGIVRNATWICTFVYIAVGFFGYVAFCTQTFSGNILMNFSPSFGSDVIKIGFVLSVAFSFPLVIFPCRASIYSLLYRKGHTDNSGYIPETRFKVITTCLVCCALCIALMIPSVELIIGLVGSTIGIAICIMFPAFCFRKIVKKDTTERSLAQFIFVGGFCLMILGTLANLNAIDEQRSGAHLHVANELDNTNLLRPTEKINVLPLDAGAAAQPHLDKLRVEEALVDLKLKGNMLETDEKRKSEYLMNATPVQIISQPAAVVNANAKLLQANVIAGKQEENKKEMAPLIVESLKPKEDALKVGESIKQTVEEEAPSALKPLPKDPLPHEAEASLPKDPLPHEAEAPQQHDPLQREVEAPQEPNLKPLPKQAEPKELQNELQQNQQPQTIDKDAIKKDEEVAAEELKNGQKSSKSNNNDIELKETQKELKQTKELLERTVDRLKHELAKQNEETQNMVAETLEKVVQKVEQIEKKVQQKDPAKAEAPAPEPVPVKKETVNGPQENVVPVKKEEDAAKNPNERPSLLSILSEQQAEVRAPQEVYEPLSYKTGELIEKVKNGSLLETRLPLPLAVLFNASSLNSNNKTNNIQIREVHAQNATQQTAVNANATLNLKTDNATQVKANEAPIASVARTPSDKEKENVEAIRREILQLKSEQLKDSDIDIIAANAEHIRRKRANALNLDEIESKIQSNNCLTEPKVDQLLAQAGISSALNVKTQTFGRELRSIREENDVQL, encoded by the exons ATGTTGGCTTATTCGGGGCACATTATGACGCTAGCCAATAGTATTATTGGTGTGGGTATACTAGCTATGCCGTTTTGTTTCCAAAAG TGCGGCATAGTGCTCTCCGTACTCTTGCTGATCATCAGCAATTGGATAACACGCATATCTTGCCATTATCTCATAAAATCCTCACTGCTGACACGTCGCAAAAGTTTCGAGTTTTTGG GCTTTCATGCGTTCGGTTCGTCGGGTAAACTGCTGGCGGAGTTATGCATAATCGGTTATCTTTTCGGCACGTCAATCACATATTTTGTGGTGATGGGTGATTTAGGACCGCAAAttgttacaaaaatgtttacaCTTAACACGGACGACTTTCCACACCTACGTACGTGGGTAATGATAGCTGTAACGGCTTTCTGCATATTGCCGTTGGCTATGTTGAAGAATGTTGATAGCCTGTCAACAGTGTGTGCGGCATCGATTGGATTTTACGTCTGTTTGGTCGTGAAGATTGTTTTGGAATCGGAGGCGCATATTGTAACGCATGATTGGGTGGAGAAAGTGGAATATTGGCGGCCGGCAGGCATTTTACAATGTTTACCGATCTTCAGTATGGCGCTGTCATGTCAAAT GCAACTATTTGAAGTGTTCGAGAGCATCAATAATCAAAGCGTCGAAAAGCTGAATGGAATTGTTCGTAACGCTACTTGGATTTGCACATTCGTTTACATAGCCGTCGGATTCTTTGGTTATGTCGCCTTTTGTACGCAAACCTTTTCGG gCAATATTCTGATGAACTTTTCACCCTCATTTGGCAGCGATGTTATAAAAATCGGATTTGTGCTTTCGGTTGCATTCAGCTTTCCGCTTGTCATATTCCCCTGTCGTGCTAGTATTTACTCGCTACTCTATCGCAAG GGTCACACTGATAACAGTGGTTATATACCAGAGACACGTTTCAAGGTCATAACCACCTGTCTGGTGTGTTGTGCTCTGTGTATTGCGCTCATGATACCGTCCGTGGAGTTGATTATCGGTTTAGTGGGCTCCACCATTGGCATTGCGATTTGTATAATGTTTCCGGCTTTTTGTTTtcgcaaaatcgtcaaaaaagaCACGACCGAGCGTTCGTTGGCGCAATTTATATTCGTTGGTGGTTTTTGTCTCATGATTTTGGGCACTTTAGCCAATTTGAATGCCATCGACGAACAGCGTTCGGGTGCGCATTTACATGTGGCCAATGAATTGGATAATACGAATTTATTGCGTCCAACTGAGAAAATAAATGTGTTACCGTTAGACGCTGGTGCGGCAGCACAACCACATTTGGATAAACTGAGAGTGGAAGAGGCATTAGTTGATTTGAAGTTAAAAGGTAATATGTTGGAAACAGACGAAAAGCGAAAGTCTGAATATTTAATGAACGCCACACCTGTGCAAATAATATCGCAGCCAGCGGCAGTTgttaatgcaaatgcaaaattaCTGCAAGCAAATGTGATAGCTGGAAAGCAAGAGGAGAATAAAAAAGAGATGGCGCCACTTATTGTTGAGTCGTTAAAGCCAAAAGAGGACGCTTTGAAAGTGGGCGAAAGCATAAAGCAAACAGTTGAAGAAGAAGCGCCGTCGGCACTTAAGCCACTACCAAAAGATCCCTTACCACATGAGGCGGAAGCGTCATTACCCAAAGATCCCTTACCACATGAAGCGGAAGCGCCACAACAACACGATCCATTACAACGTGAAGTGGAAGCGCCACAAGAACCAAACTTGAAACCACTACCGAAGCAGGCAGAGCCCAAAGAACTTCAAAACGAgctacaacaaaaccaacaaccacAAACAATAGACAAGGATGCTATAAAAAAGGATGAGGAAGTGGCTGCCGAAGAGTTGAAGAATGGGCAAAAGTCgtccaaaagcaacaacaatgatattGAACTTAAAGAAACGCAAAAAGAACTGAAACAAACCAAAGAATTGTTGGAACGCACTGTGGATCGGTTGAAACACGAACTGGCCAAACAGAATGAAGAAACACAGAATATGGTTGCGGAGACGTTGGAGAAAGTTGTGCAAAAGGTGGAACAAATCGAAAAGAAAGTGCAGCAAAAGGATCCTGCAAAAGCAGAAGCGCCAGCGCCCGAGCCAGTGCCGGTGAAAAAAGAAACGGTTAATGGGCCGCAAGAAAACGTTGTTCCCGTTAAAAAGGAGGAGGATGCAGCTAAAAATCCAAATGAGCGACCATCGCTGCTGAGCATACTCTCCGAACAGCAAGCGGAAGTGCGCGCACCGCAAGAAGTTTACGAACCGTTATCCTATAAAACCGGTGAACTTATTGAGAAAGTGAAAAATGGCAGTCTATTGGAGACGCGTTTACCACTCCCCTTAGCCGTGTTATTCAATGCATCTTCgttaaatagcaacaacaagacaaataatatacaaatacgtGAAGTGCACGCTCAAAATGCCACACAACAAACCGCCGTTAATGCCAATGCAACCCTAAATCTTAAGACTGACAATGCAACACAAGTAAAAGCTAATGAAGCACCTATCGCTAGTGTAGCGCGCACACCCAGCGACAAGGAGAAGGAGAATGTGGAGGCTATACGCCGTGAAATACTACAGTTGAAATCAGAGCAACTGAAGGACAGCGATATCGATATAATAGCGGCTAATGCAGAGCACATACGACGCAAGCGTGCGAATGCGCTGAACTTGGATGAAATCGAGTCGAAAATCCAAAGCAACAATTGTTTAACCGAACCGAAGGTGGACCAATTGCTGGCGCAGGCTGGCATAAGTAGTGCATTGAATGTGAAAACACAAACTTTTGGACGTGAATTGCGCTCCATAAGAGAGGAGAATGATGTGCAGCTATAA
- the LOC105212619 gene encoding putative sodium-coupled neutral amino acid transporter 10 isoform X2, producing the protein MGDLGPQIVTKMFTLNTDDFPHLRTWVMIAVTAFCILPLAMLKNVDSLSTVCAASIGFYVCLVVKIVLESEAHIVTHDWVEKVEYWRPAGILQCLPIFSMALSCQMQLFEVFESINNQSVEKLNGIVRNATWICTFVYIAVGFFGYVAFCTQTFSGNILMNFSPSFGSDVIKIGFVLSVAFSFPLVIFPCRASIYSLLYRKGHTDNSGYIPETRFKVITTCLVCCALCIALMIPSVELIIGLVGSTIGIAICIMFPAFCFRKIVKKDTTERSLAQFIFVGGFCLMILGTLANLNAIDEQRSGAHLHVANELDNTNLLRPTEKINVLPLDAGAAAQPHLDKLRVEEALVDLKLKGNMLETDEKRKSEYLMNATPVQIISQPAAVVNANAKLLQANVIAGKQEENKKEMAPLIVESLKPKEDALKVGESIKQTVEEEAPSALKPLPKDPLPHEAEASLPKDPLPHEAEAPQQHDPLQREVEAPQEPNLKPLPKQAEPKELQNELQQNQQPQTIDKDAIKKDEEVAAEELKNGQKSSKSNNNDIELKETQKELKQTKELLERTVDRLKHELAKQNEETQNMVAETLEKVVQKVEQIEKKVQQKDPAKAEAPAPEPVPVKKETVNGPQENVVPVKKEEDAAKNPNERPSLLSILSEQQAEVRAPQEVYEPLSYKTGELIEKVKNGSLLETRLPLPLAVLFNASSLNSNNKTNNIQIREVHAQNATQQTAVNANATLNLKTDNATQVKANEAPIASVARTPSDKEKENVEAIRREILQLKSEQLKDSDIDIIAANAEHIRRKRANALNLDEIESKIQSNNCLTEPKVDQLLAQAGISSALNVKTQTFGRELRSIREENDVQL; encoded by the exons ATGGGTGATTTAGGACCGCAAAttgttacaaaaatgtttacaCTTAACACGGACGACTTTCCACACCTACGTACGTGGGTAATGATAGCTGTAACGGCTTTCTGCATATTGCCGTTGGCTATGTTGAAGAATGTTGATAGCCTGTCAACAGTGTGTGCGGCATCGATTGGATTTTACGTCTGTTTGGTCGTGAAGATTGTTTTGGAATCGGAGGCGCATATTGTAACGCATGATTGGGTGGAGAAAGTGGAATATTGGCGGCCGGCAGGCATTTTACAATGTTTACCGATCTTCAGTATGGCGCTGTCATGTCAAAT GCAACTATTTGAAGTGTTCGAGAGCATCAATAATCAAAGCGTCGAAAAGCTGAATGGAATTGTTCGTAACGCTACTTGGATTTGCACATTCGTTTACATAGCCGTCGGATTCTTTGGTTATGTCGCCTTTTGTACGCAAACCTTTTCGG gCAATATTCTGATGAACTTTTCACCCTCATTTGGCAGCGATGTTATAAAAATCGGATTTGTGCTTTCGGTTGCATTCAGCTTTCCGCTTGTCATATTCCCCTGTCGTGCTAGTATTTACTCGCTACTCTATCGCAAG GGTCACACTGATAACAGTGGTTATATACCAGAGACACGTTTCAAGGTCATAACCACCTGTCTGGTGTGTTGTGCTCTGTGTATTGCGCTCATGATACCGTCCGTGGAGTTGATTATCGGTTTAGTGGGCTCCACCATTGGCATTGCGATTTGTATAATGTTTCCGGCTTTTTGTTTtcgcaaaatcgtcaaaaaagaCACGACCGAGCGTTCGTTGGCGCAATTTATATTCGTTGGTGGTTTTTGTCTCATGATTTTGGGCACTTTAGCCAATTTGAATGCCATCGACGAACAGCGTTCGGGTGCGCATTTACATGTGGCCAATGAATTGGATAATACGAATTTATTGCGTCCAACTGAGAAAATAAATGTGTTACCGTTAGACGCTGGTGCGGCAGCACAACCACATTTGGATAAACTGAGAGTGGAAGAGGCATTAGTTGATTTGAAGTTAAAAGGTAATATGTTGGAAACAGACGAAAAGCGAAAGTCTGAATATTTAATGAACGCCACACCTGTGCAAATAATATCGCAGCCAGCGGCAGTTgttaatgcaaatgcaaaattaCTGCAAGCAAATGTGATAGCTGGAAAGCAAGAGGAGAATAAAAAAGAGATGGCGCCACTTATTGTTGAGTCGTTAAAGCCAAAAGAGGACGCTTTGAAAGTGGGCGAAAGCATAAAGCAAACAGTTGAAGAAGAAGCGCCGTCGGCACTTAAGCCACTACCAAAAGATCCCTTACCACATGAGGCGGAAGCGTCATTACCCAAAGATCCCTTACCACATGAAGCGGAAGCGCCACAACAACACGATCCATTACAACGTGAAGTGGAAGCGCCACAAGAACCAAACTTGAAACCACTACCGAAGCAGGCAGAGCCCAAAGAACTTCAAAACGAgctacaacaaaaccaacaaccacAAACAATAGACAAGGATGCTATAAAAAAGGATGAGGAAGTGGCTGCCGAAGAGTTGAAGAATGGGCAAAAGTCgtccaaaagcaacaacaatgatattGAACTTAAAGAAACGCAAAAAGAACTGAAACAAACCAAAGAATTGTTGGAACGCACTGTGGATCGGTTGAAACACGAACTGGCCAAACAGAATGAAGAAACACAGAATATGGTTGCGGAGACGTTGGAGAAAGTTGTGCAAAAGGTGGAACAAATCGAAAAGAAAGTGCAGCAAAAGGATCCTGCAAAAGCAGAAGCGCCAGCGCCCGAGCCAGTGCCGGTGAAAAAAGAAACGGTTAATGGGCCGCAAGAAAACGTTGTTCCCGTTAAAAAGGAGGAGGATGCAGCTAAAAATCCAAATGAGCGACCATCGCTGCTGAGCATACTCTCCGAACAGCAAGCGGAAGTGCGCGCACCGCAAGAAGTTTACGAACCGTTATCCTATAAAACCGGTGAACTTATTGAGAAAGTGAAAAATGGCAGTCTATTGGAGACGCGTTTACCACTCCCCTTAGCCGTGTTATTCAATGCATCTTCgttaaatagcaacaacaagacaaataatatacaaatacgtGAAGTGCACGCTCAAAATGCCACACAACAAACCGCCGTTAATGCCAATGCAACCCTAAATCTTAAGACTGACAATGCAACACAAGTAAAAGCTAATGAAGCACCTATCGCTAGTGTAGCGCGCACACCCAGCGACAAGGAGAAGGAGAATGTGGAGGCTATACGCCGTGAAATACTACAGTTGAAATCAGAGCAACTGAAGGACAGCGATATCGATATAATAGCGGCTAATGCAGAGCACATACGACGCAAGCGTGCGAATGCGCTGAACTTGGATGAAATCGAGTCGAAAATCCAAAGCAACAATTGTTTAACCGAACCGAAGGTGGACCAATTGCTGGCGCAGGCTGGCATAAGTAGTGCATTGAATGTGAAAACACAAACTTTTGGACGTGAATTGCGCTCCATAAGAGAGGAGAATGATGTGCAGCTATAA
- the LOC105212617 gene encoding protein three rows — MSSEYEAAFKGTREMAVSAMHRVQQQLQTLQQDGSKDSNRHEIQLALSTLRTICTVAAKPEGQHYAVYCDTLVHVLGKHIQPTMSTKYWTMYLEHLRYLHHLVADKKMFTEAKSICDLVASYANYLKSEGDYKIVLGMFLQHLLCQHSHVRLNAQLAQEHIISILEALKELFVRMLQCNKSENFTYPELITDFIQYLVPKRVSTVFNYLATLSANKTQMYDAFFVLLKDERTLQPSKEVLQAHCQRHLEALTVFFQLDVPDRLQQQLALRHLRACREMSVFASDKSANYVFSLLYYLVKLVYGLPNPGEFQDIYKDLSQKLTTFFERYGELLMQERWFTDVPVIIAVLLTQMQQHLTTPFTFFWQHMNSIECYISHFEIILSCIRLAPRITETKLLKFDCCTSARKHTIISFVVSSLAAFSSYAAAVDDTTQESAELFVSFRTQLLTLMRHGVSVLDSLACITPDTAELKLIYARIVQLTLDMRTPAQKRLCITLAEFLLRIRHKFAIKDWTMLLRRLYKMTLETKETTLTLDLHVAHIASMLQESAWPDINTLRTRIGHFHTASPYVSPGQCILQLAMESHSPFKVFLEAPQKHLLHWLETQQYLKYHKSSEQLQTTLMRCSPSLYAEVLVARGAGVGGALPNAVLTRLQQLRKELEQKIEKTAGLTRLEQLCWAHINTALLHDAWKVRKSTLAAEIKFQEDTLEDIWQRKELNTITVEHEIKFIKQAELALQAFRVFYEKADSEPILSNEVYIDWESIVEDLTSLALYMQLAGYLDVATDAWLLHYRITNLIDDDYNSIRSLSYFCENSVYFQNAQNAIDLRIEVPHKQKFLLHALKQLPTLIKRYQNHVLMCLCQMAHYYARTGHLNYAQALLQYVQQAHATLPNQQGKYNVVLGTVDIVKFRILWKHLDSVVDRGDTQLSQRCLLREMEDTLERFRGDFFKLSNSELVSYTILLLSLVEEVAECAANRLCDHFVNSYFAGTFKLLLQSGSALRIIQMLAMWAWINLQMEYVQKAQIKIKLIEYILGAKNIDDLRQLSEARAAEKKLAAPNGYNTAELLHSGVEPLRKMIPLYASPIKTLKIPLSPSVQAESSLKRYLQLTSNDTLQQYEILQWCCFMVGCLNARLYFLADNHDKLEDFYDSSQQWLEQHEQSKQHNFLRIKFQNIQLLSMQHYVNYLRMHKKYEKALSCLEAGLHRYTSVKGNVDTVYHINFLLQLRATKKELAAKKEAKSHGGLRRALAFNVSPDLENATLLAAPVVAPIKTAKKVPVAAFKIYDSDESLNKHTPKRAAIAPLPEVSKTKEKTLSLTARKTRKLLATETPAKTGVTNGIKSSTKSLTARKLRELRAAAGDLHSNSSNSTPDSDADNILNLCQRIESVDLVDSDDAGSGKHNEVANLETMSNNKRSVRKASRHNENLLNICRKIESIDLAGDEEPALASTKRVSTKVKEEKDCKRIHTPEVIDISDDTDSFKTPDSTFGKLTAPPKTTTNTKGSTKKASRAAQSRRNSRETNTNDASVEVSASSAAGETTTLIPCEPQIQVVEKIKITEDKKSTTTKTRTRTKTEVRTLKVITRETEIKILSPAAQAASKDKQSANATRGRARATRKAASNDNNDENVAPPVTVSRTLSRRARQ; from the exons ATGTCGAGCGAATATGAAGCGGCATTTAAAGGCACGCGTGAAATGGCCGTCAGCGCAATGCACCGGGTTCAGCAACAACTTCAAACACTGCAGCAAGATGGGAGTAAGGATTCCAATAGGCACGAAATACAATTAGCATTATCAACATTGCGTACCATTTGTACTGTCGCTGCAAAACCGGAGGGCCAACACTATGCTGTCTACTGTGATACATTGGTTCATGTACTGGGAAAGCATATACAACCAACAATGAGCACTAAATATTGGACAATGTACCTGGAACATTTGCGTTATTTACATCATTTGGTGGCAGATAAG AAAATGTTTACCGAGGCTAAAAGTATATGTGACCTTGTTGCAAGTTACGCCAATTATCTGAAGAGTGAGGGCGACTATAAAATAGTATTAGGCATGTTCTTGCAACACTTACTCTGTCAACACAGTCACGTACGCTTGAATGCTCAACTAGCGCAAGAGCATATAATCAGCATATTAGAAGCGCTTAAAGAACTGTTTGTGCGTATGTTGCAATGtaacaaaagtgaaaattttacatATCCAGAATTAATAACAGATTTCATACAATATCTGGTGCCAAAACGTGTTTCTACGGTTTTCAATTATCTCGCAACACTATCCGCCAATAAAACACAAATGTATGATGCTTTCTTCGTTTTACTTAAGGATGAGCGTACATTGCAACCGTCAAAGGAAGTGCTACAAGCACATTGTCAACGTCATTTAGAAGCGCTCACCGTGTTCTTTCAATTGGATGTGCCGGATAGGTTGCAGCAACAATTGGCTTTGCGACATTTGCGCGCATGTCGCGAAATGTCAGTGTTTGCTAGTGACAAAAGTGCCAATTATGTGTTTTCACTATTATATTATCTGGTGAAGTTGGTTTATGGTCTACCAAATCCTGGCGAGTTTcaagatatatataaagatcTAAGTCAAAAACTAACTACTTTCTTCGAACGCTATGGAGAGTTGTTAATGCAAGAGCGTTGGTTCACCGATGTGCCTGTTATAATTGCCGTGCTATTGACGCAAATGCAGCAACACCTCACGACACCCTTCACATTTTTCTGGCAACACATGAACAGCATTGAGTGTTATATATcgcattttgaaataatattaagcTGTATACGCTTAGCGCCACGTATTACCgaaacgaaattattaaaatttgattgtTGCACCAGCGCTAGAAAACACacaataatttcatttgttgttaGTTCATTGGCTGCCTTTTCATCCTATGCCGCCGCAGTGGATGACACAACGCAGGAAAGTGCAGAACTTTTTGTCAGTTTTCGCACACAATTGCTGACGTTGATGCGTCACGGCGTCAGTGTGCTCGATTCTTTAGCCTGTATAACGCCCGATACGGCAGAATTGAAATTGATCTACGCACGCATCGTACAACTGACGTTGGATATGCGCACGCCAGCCCAAAAGCGGCTATGTATTACATTAGCTGAGTTTCTCTTACGCATACGTCATAAATTCGCAATTAAAGATTGGACAATGCTACTGCGTCGTCTCTACAAAATGACATTGGAAACGAAAGAAACAACTTTGACTTTAGATTTACATGTAGCACACATTGCTTCAATGCTACAGGAAAGTGCTTGGCCCGACATTAATACATTGCGTACACGCATTGGACACTTCCACACCGCCTCGCCATATGTGTCACCTGGCCAGTGTATACTGCAATTAGCCATGGAGAGTCACAGTccatttaaagtttttcttgaagCGCCACAGAAGCACTTATTGCATTGGTTGGAGACACAACAGTATCTCAAGTATCATAAGAGCAGTGAACAACTACAAACAACTTTAATGCGTTGTAGTCCTTCATTGTATGCTGAGGTGTTGGTGGCGCGTGGTGCTGGTGTTGGTGGTGCACTACCCAACGCAGTACTTACACGTCTGCAACAACTTAGAAAGGAATTAGAACAGAAGATAGAGAAAACCGCGGGTTTGACACGTTTGGAGCAACTCTGCTGGGCGCATATAAACACAGCGCTGCTGCATGATGCATGGAAAGTACGCAAGAGCACGTTGGCAGCAGAAATCAAGTTCCAAGAAGATACTTTAGAGGATATATGGCAACGCAAGGAATTGAACACGATCACCGTGGAACAcgaaatcaaatttataaagCAAGCTGAGTTAGCATTGCAAGCGTTTCGGGTATTCTATGAAAAG GCTGACAGCGAACCCATACTGAGCAATGAAGTGTACATCGATTGGGAGTCCATCGTGGAAGACCTAACCTCACTTGCTTTGTACATGCAATTGGCTGGTTATTTGGATGTTGCTACTGATGCTTGGCTGCTACACTATCGCATAACAAATTTGATAGACGATGATTATAATTCAATACGCAGTCTCTCTTATTTCTGTGAAAATAGTGTATACTTTCAAAATGCGCAAAATGCCATTGATTTGCGTATAGAAGTGCCACACAAGCAAAAATTCTTATTGCACGCCTTGAAACAGTTACCAACGCTTATTAAACGTTACCAAAATCATGTACTGATGTGTCTCTGCCAAATGGCACACTACTATGCACGCACTGGGCATCTGAATTACGCACAAGCCTTGCTGCAGTATGTGCAACAGGCACACGCAACGCTGCCTAATCAACAGGGCAAATATAATGTGGTCCTCGGTACAGTTGATATTGTGAAATTTCGCATTTTATGGAAGCATTTGGATAGTGTTGTAGATCGTGGAGACACTCAACTCTCACAACGTTGCCTGCTGCGTGAAATGGAAGATACTTTGGAGCGCTTTCGTGGTGATTTCTTTAAACTCTCCAACAGTGAGTTGGTGTCATATACCATTTTATTATTGAGTCTGGTAGAGGAGGTGGCCGAGTGTGCGGCCAATCGTTTGTGTGATCACTTTGTGAACTCATATTTCGCTGGCACCTTCAAGCTGCTCTTGCAATCTGGTTCGGCTTTGCGCATCATACAAATGTTAGCGATGTGGGCATGGATTAATTTACAAATGGAATATGTGCAGAAGGCGCAG ATCAAGATAAAATTGATTGAATACATATTGGGTGCAAAAAATATCGACGATTTGCGGCAGTTAAGTGAAGCACGCGCCGCTGAAAAGAAACTGGCTGCGCCCAACGGTTACAATACGGCGGAGTTGTTGCACTCGGGCGTGGAGCCACTACGCAAAATGATACCGCTATATGCTTCGCCCATAAAAACG CTGAAGATACCACTTAGTCCATCTGTGCAGGCCGAAAGTAGTCTCAAACGCTATCTTCAACTAACCAGCAACGACACATTGCAACAATATGAGATTTTGCAATGGTGTTGCTTTATGGTTGGTTGCTTGAACGCAAGACTCTACTTTCTAGCCGATAATCATGACAAATTGGAGGATTTCTATGACTCTAGTCAACAATGGTTGGAGCAGCATGAACAAAGCAAGCAGCACAATTTTCTACGCATCAAATTCCAGAATATACAATTGCTGAGCATGCAGCACTACGTCAACTATCTGCGCATGCATAAGAAATACGAAAAGGCACTCAGCTGCCTCGAAGCCGGATTGCACCGCTACACGAGCGTTAAAGGAAATGTCGATACGGTTTATCACATAAATTTTCTTCTGCAATTGCGCGCTACCAAGAAAGAGTTGGCCGCGAAGAAAGAGGCTAAGAGTCATGGCGGTTTGCGGCGCGCGTTGGCCTTCAATGTGTCACCCGATTTGGAGAACGCAACACTGTTGGCAGCGCCAGTAGTGGCGCCAATTAAAACGGCGAAGAAAGTACCAGTTGCTGCATTCAAAATATACGACAGCGACGAGAGTCTAAACAAGCATACGCCTAAGCGTGCTGCTATTGCACCGCTGCCAGAGGTTAGCAAAACTAAAGAGAAAACGCTCTCTTTGACGGCGCGGAAGACAAGGAAACTTTTGGCGACAGAAACACCCGCTAAAACCGGCGTTACAAATGGCATAAAAAGTAGCACAAAATCGCTGACTGCCAGGAAGCTACGTGAATTAAGAGCCGCTGCTGGTGATTTGCACAGCAATTCATCGAATTCAACGCCCGACTCGGATGCTGACAATATACTGAATCTTTGTCAGCGTATCGAATCCGTTGATCTTGTGGACAGCGATGATGCCGGTAGCGGTAAGCACAATGAAGTTGCAAATTTAGAAACCATGTCGAACAATAAGCGTAGCGTACGCAAAGCCAGTCGCCATAAtgagaatttattgaatatttgtcGTAAAATTGAATCCATAGACTTGGCGGGCGATGAGGAGCCGGCATTAGCCTCAACTAAGCGTGTCTCAACCAAAGTGAAAGAAGAAAAAGACTGCAAAAGAATACACACACCCGAAGTGATAGACATTTCCGACGACACTGACTCTTTTAAAACGCCCGATTCGACTTTCGGTAAACTAACAGCACCAccgaagacaacaacaaataccaaaGGTTCCACCAAAAAAGCGTCGCGTGCCGCACAAAGCAGGCGCAATAGTAGAGAGACGAATACAAATGACGCTTCAGTCGAAGTGAGCGCTTCGTCAGCCGCTGGTGAGACAACAACACTTATACCGTGCGAACCGCAAATACAGGTTGTGGAAAAGATCAAAATAACCGAGGATAAGAAGTCGACAACGACAAAGACACGCACGCGCACCAAAACCGAGGTGCGCACCCTCAAAGTGATCACAAGAGAAACGGAAATTAAGATTTTGTCACCCGCCGCGCAAGCCGCAAGCAAGGACAAGCAGAGTGCGAACGCAACACGTGGTCGCGCACGCGCCACACGCAAAGCGGCGTCCAACGACAATAACGATGAAAACGTTGCACCACCTGTGACCGTTAGCCGTACGTTAAGCAGGCGTGCCAGACAATag